In Mycolicibacterium phocaicum, one DNA window encodes the following:
- a CDS encoding type II toxin-antitoxin system HipA family toxin, translating into MATRTLRVYLDGTPIGTAAQSSQGALSFSYDDEYLEQGDPTPLSLSLPVLSKRHRDKAVRAYLEGLLPDSEGARQRWGREYNVSPNNPFSLLAHVGRDAAGAVQILPSDLDPADARDRTGDIDWLRDTDFAELVRDLATHQSDWDPGRFGGRWSLAGAQPKAALFRDPASGRFGIPRDATPTTAIVKPAIAGYARHHINEALCLSAAGEAGLLAAGSEVVEIADVQVLISMRYDRLHDGTAWRRVHQEDMCQALSVHPSLKYQSDGGPGVGKIADLLARLPIEDREVNAERFFKALAYNVLIGGTDAHAKNYSLVLIGARAQVSPLYDVASAAPYDQHQRLLSSMKIGDHWKMLDVTNSDWRTVGRRLGLSGDRAVAWVDELRKQLPGAFERAVASLPVSAQAEAKRMGDRIVEHIAGTWRPSLSS; encoded by the coding sequence GTGGCGACTCGAACGTTACGCGTCTACCTTGACGGAACTCCTATCGGAACGGCCGCGCAATCGTCGCAGGGCGCGCTGAGTTTCAGCTACGACGACGAGTACCTCGAACAAGGTGATCCGACGCCGTTGTCGTTGTCGTTGCCGGTCCTGTCAAAGCGGCACCGGGACAAGGCGGTCCGCGCATATCTTGAGGGCCTGCTGCCTGACAGCGAAGGAGCGCGACAGCGATGGGGACGCGAATACAACGTGTCGCCGAACAATCCGTTTTCGCTGCTCGCTCATGTCGGTCGCGATGCGGCCGGCGCAGTTCAGATTCTTCCGTCTGATCTCGACCCGGCCGATGCGCGTGATCGAACCGGTGACATCGACTGGCTCAGAGATACCGACTTCGCCGAGCTGGTGCGTGACCTCGCTACCCATCAATCCGACTGGGACCCAGGGAGATTCGGGGGGCGCTGGAGTCTTGCCGGCGCCCAACCAAAAGCAGCGCTGTTCCGTGACCCGGCGTCAGGGCGATTCGGTATCCCGCGTGACGCCACGCCGACGACCGCGATCGTCAAGCCTGCGATCGCTGGTTATGCCCGTCACCACATCAACGAGGCGCTGTGTCTGAGCGCCGCCGGTGAGGCTGGTCTACTTGCGGCTGGATCCGAGGTAGTCGAGATCGCTGACGTTCAGGTACTGATCTCGATGCGCTACGACCGGCTTCATGACGGGACCGCGTGGCGCCGGGTCCATCAAGAGGACATGTGCCAGGCATTGTCGGTACACCCCAGCTTGAAGTACCAGTCCGACGGAGGGCCGGGCGTGGGCAAGATCGCGGATCTACTCGCCAGGCTCCCGATCGAGGACCGCGAGGTCAATGCCGAGCGCTTCTTCAAAGCTCTGGCATACAACGTGCTGATCGGCGGAACGGACGCTCACGCTAAGAACTACTCGCTGGTCCTCATTGGCGCGCGGGCGCAGGTATCGCCCCTGTATGACGTAGCGTCGGCGGCACCGTACGACCAGCATCAGCGGCTGCTGTCATCGATGAAAATCGGTGACCACTGGAAGATGCTTGACGTTACGAATTCTGATTGGCGCACGGTAGGCCGTCGACTCGGGCTCTCCGGGGACCGGGCCGTGGCTTGGGTTGATGAACTTCGAAAGCAACTTCCTGGTGCGTTCGAGCGGGCGGTTGCTTCGCTGCCGGTGAGTGCGCAGGCAGAGGCAAAACGCATGGGGGACCGGATTGTTGAGCATATTGCTGGAACCTGGAGGCCGAGCTTGAGTAGTTGA
- a CDS encoding Wadjet anti-phage system protein JetD domain-containing protein: MNAAWTSAEDVAARVRRRWDDGSLLRSYANAEPFAPIEVPLRGPTLAQIGDDIAAARDWVVALDGGRGNDVRYALEWKTVGGRQIGRNAVPIRAVVSSYEQAWTLLGVVATVRRFDRLLTLTAQHKPVRDWIASYPHRALSLVSEMPRLVAAYEWLDGHRHSQRYLRELSAPGVDTKFAERYRSDLAGMLGVSSSPGGFLVDLGLRAKPSLLRLRPSSSLGLPVPLTEVAARTDELAQLDVQPHVALIIENEISYLSAAVPPNGVVIWGKGFDVDNAGKLQWLAGADVIYWGDIDTHGFAILDRLRAWLPSARSVLMDRETLLTHRDRWVSEDRPARSLLTRLTADEYRLYSELVEGGLGVGVRLEQERVDWSWVEQRLRLTQERTAES, translated from the coding sequence GGACCTCGGCTGAGGATGTAGCCGCACGGGTCAGGCGTCGGTGGGATGACGGGTCGCTACTGCGGAGCTACGCCAACGCCGAGCCGTTCGCGCCGATCGAGGTGCCGCTGCGCGGCCCCACGCTTGCTCAGATCGGTGACGACATCGCTGCCGCGCGTGATTGGGTCGTGGCCTTGGACGGTGGTCGCGGCAACGACGTCCGTTACGCGCTGGAATGGAAGACCGTCGGCGGCAGACAGATTGGTCGCAATGCAGTACCTATCCGCGCGGTGGTTTCTTCGTACGAACAGGCCTGGACGTTGCTTGGCGTGGTGGCGACAGTCCGCCGTTTCGATAGACTGCTGACGCTGACGGCGCAGCATAAGCCTGTCCGTGACTGGATTGCTTCGTACCCGCACCGTGCTCTGTCACTGGTATCGGAGATGCCGCGCTTGGTCGCAGCGTACGAGTGGCTGGACGGTCACAGGCACTCACAGCGATATCTGCGGGAGCTCAGCGCCCCCGGGGTCGATACCAAGTTCGCCGAGCGTTATCGGTCCGATCTGGCTGGAATGCTTGGTGTTTCGTCATCGCCTGGCGGATTTCTGGTTGATTTGGGCCTGCGGGCCAAGCCCAGTCTTCTGCGGTTGCGCCCTTCGTCGTCGTTGGGCCTTCCGGTACCGCTGACTGAGGTTGCAGCACGGACCGACGAACTGGCGCAGTTGGACGTGCAACCGCATGTTGCGCTGATCATCGAGAACGAGATCAGTTATCTCAGCGCTGCGGTACCTCCAAATGGTGTGGTGATCTGGGGCAAGGGTTTCGATGTCGACAATGCCGGGAAGCTGCAGTGGCTGGCCGGTGCAGACGTCATTTACTGGGGTGACATCGACACGCATGGATTCGCGATACTCGATCGTCTGCGGGCCTGGCTGCCAAGCGCGCGCTCGGTGCTGATGGACCGGGAGACCCTGCTGACGCACCGCGATCGTTGGGTGAGTGAGGATCGTCCGGCAAGATCGCTACTCACTCGACTGACTGCTGACGAGTACCGCCTGTACTCCGAGTTGGTCGAAGGGGGGTTGGGGGTCGGCGTGCGCCTCGAGCAAGAGCGGGTGGACTGGTCTTGGGTCGAGCAGCGGTTGCGTCTCACGCAGGAGCGCACTGCAGAGTCGTAG
- a CDS encoding SDR family oxidoreductase — protein sequence MTAIDPDQLSTCLKVLAEVSALPPEHPDAIAVRQATAKMFKELKKERRAAARDKIAAADRAVIAATATGAPGRIDDETQGLPLVSTAVGATAGTLLRSQHCYICKNHFTVVDAFYHQLCPDCAAFNRAKRDARTDLTGRTALLTGGRAKIGMYIALRLLRDGAHTTITTRFPNDAVRRFAAMEDSADWLHRLRVVGIDLRDPAQVVALADEVAAQGPLDILINNAAQTVRRPPGSYAALVEAERTPPPELVDVITFDHVSDAHPHALAGSLGEHPTAHALTSLALQARSASPERIAAGLAIDAGGLLPDTASINSWTQRVHEVDAMELLEVQLCNQTAPFILVSRLRPAMAASSARRKYVVNVSAMEGQFSRGYKGPGHPHTNMAKAALNMLTRTSAGEMLEQDGILMTAVDTGWITDERPHPTKLRLAEEGFHAPLDLVDGAARVYDPIVRGERGEDLYGCFLKDYAKSPW from the coding sequence GTGACCGCGATCGATCCTGACCAGCTCAGCACCTGCCTGAAGGTGCTGGCTGAGGTGAGCGCGCTGCCGCCCGAGCACCCCGACGCCATTGCTGTCCGCCAGGCCACCGCGAAGATGTTCAAGGAGCTGAAGAAGGAGCGCCGGGCCGCCGCCCGCGACAAGATCGCGGCCGCTGATCGCGCTGTCATCGCCGCGACCGCCACGGGCGCGCCGGGACGCATCGACGACGAGACGCAGGGCCTGCCCCTGGTGTCCACCGCGGTCGGGGCCACGGCAGGCACGCTGCTGCGCTCACAGCACTGCTACATCTGCAAGAACCACTTCACGGTGGTCGACGCCTTCTACCACCAGCTGTGTCCCGATTGCGCCGCCTTCAACCGGGCCAAGCGGGATGCCCGCACCGACCTGACCGGTCGTACCGCGCTGCTCACGGGTGGACGCGCCAAGATCGGCATGTACATCGCGCTGCGGCTGTTGCGCGACGGCGCGCACACCACGATCACCACCCGGTTCCCCAACGACGCGGTGCGCCGCTTCGCCGCGATGGAGGACAGCGCCGACTGGTTGCACCGGCTGCGGGTGGTGGGGATCGACCTGCGTGACCCGGCCCAGGTGGTCGCGCTGGCCGACGAGGTCGCCGCGCAGGGGCCGCTGGACATCCTGATCAACAACGCGGCGCAGACGGTGCGACGCCCGCCGGGCTCGTACGCCGCGCTGGTCGAGGCCGAGCGCACCCCACCGCCGGAGTTAGTCGACGTCATCACCTTCGACCACGTCAGTGACGCGCACCCGCATGCCCTGGCCGGCAGTCTCGGTGAGCACCCGACGGCGCACGCCCTGACATCGCTTGCGCTGCAAGCCCGTAGCGCGTCGCCGGAGCGGATTGCCGCCGGCCTCGCGATCGACGCCGGCGGGCTACTGCCGGACACCGCGTCGATCAACAGCTGGACCCAACGGGTGCACGAGGTCGACGCGATGGAGCTCCTCGAGGTGCAGCTGTGCAACCAGACGGCGCCGTTCATCCTGGTCAGCCGACTGCGCCCGGCGATGGCCGCCTCGTCCGCGCGGCGCAAGTACGTGGTGAACGTGTCCGCGATGGAAGGCCAGTTCAGCCGCGGCTACAAGGGGCCCGGGCATCCGCACACCAACATGGCCAAGGCCGCGCTGAACATGCTGACCCGCACGAGCGCCGGGGAGATGCTGGAGCAGGACGGCATTCTCATGACCGCCGTCGACACCGGCTGGATCACCGACGAACGCCCGCATCCCACCAAGCTGCGGCTGGCCGAGGAAGGCTTCCATGCACCGCTGGATCTGGTGGATGGTGCTGCGCGCGTGTATGACCCGATTGTGCGCGGGGAACGGGGCGAGGACCTCTACGGGTGCTTCTTGAAGGATTACGCGAAGAGTCCCTGGTAG
- a CDS encoding TIGR03086 family metal-binding protein: MSEDTTPELGVLAVEALDLLTAAVRDVPAERWDDPSILQDWTVRELVAHATGSATRIIVLAEDGELWDGPSEPSDWMYGNPADQLSALAIRLRDALPTADLDAPRKSPQGEVPLRRALLFPIADLALHTWDLRQSLGESIELPDDLLTLSEGLVHSVPEQLLRRPGAFGPEQPAPAGCSRTTKLLAFLGRPVSPSA, translated from the coding sequence ATGAGCGAAGACACGACTCCCGAGCTTGGCGTGTTGGCTGTCGAGGCCCTCGACCTGCTCACCGCCGCCGTCCGTGACGTTCCTGCCGAACGCTGGGATGATCCGTCGATCCTGCAGGACTGGACGGTGCGCGAACTGGTCGCGCACGCGACCGGCAGCGCCACCCGAATCATCGTGCTCGCCGAAGACGGCGAGCTCTGGGACGGCCCGTCCGAACCGTCGGACTGGATGTATGGCAACCCCGCCGATCAGTTGAGCGCGTTGGCAATTCGGCTCCGTGACGCCCTACCCACGGCGGATCTCGATGCCCCGCGCAAGTCCCCGCAGGGCGAGGTTCCGCTGCGCCGCGCGCTGCTGTTCCCGATTGCCGACCTGGCGCTGCACACCTGGGATCTGCGCCAGTCGCTGGGCGAGTCGATCGAGCTGCCCGACGACCTGCTCACCCTGTCCGAAGGGCTGGTCCACTCGGTGCCGGAACAGCTGCTCCGACGCCCCGGGGCGTTCGGTCCGGAGCAACCCGCGCCGGCGGGTTGTTCGCGCACCACCAAGCTGCTGGCGTTCCTCGGCAGGCCTGTCAGCCCCAGTGCGTAA
- a CDS encoding helix-turn-helix domain-containing protein has product MQVKTMGDLGALVRSARTARGMTQADLAAQLHTSRDWVIRLEKGHPRLEAQRVLDALRVVGIDLHAAVSGTPLKAPSKSQRRVPRDPFDALFGPKKA; this is encoded by the coding sequence ATGCAAGTCAAGACGATGGGTGATCTTGGTGCGCTCGTTCGTTCGGCGCGTACCGCCCGCGGGATGACGCAGGCCGATCTTGCGGCGCAACTGCACACGAGCCGAGATTGGGTAATTCGTTTGGAGAAAGGGCACCCGCGGCTCGAAGCGCAACGGGTTCTCGACGCTCTGCGTGTCGTTGGTATTGACCTCCACGCCGCTGTTTCCGGGACACCGTTGAAAGCTCCTTCGAAATCACAACGGCGAGTTCCCCGTGACCCGTTTGACGCGCTCTTCGGCCCGAAGAAGGCGTAG